The Cyclopterus lumpus isolate fCycLum1 chromosome 3, fCycLum1.pri, whole genome shotgun sequence genome includes the window tatttattatacaaAGGATATGTGGCCTAGCATTTTTCATCTTGCAAGGGTActcaagaaaaaaatgaaagataaCCAGATGTCTTGGGTATATCAAAGAGGAATAGTCCACCTTTCACCACAGAGGGCTACTATTAATCTCCACTGCTGCCGCCTAGTTGTAAAGCACCACTGGTGGCGGGCGCTTCCCTGCCTCTCCCTCTGATAGATTGCTTCGTCTGCATGGGGGCTGTGCGGTTCCATATAATCACAACCCTGCGGAGAAGTGACTCCATCAGCTATGTTCTCTTCCTCGGGGTGAGGGCTTGTCAGGCTCCCGTAGTTGATCAGGTTTAATGGCAGCCTCAGCTGTTTGTGATAACACTCATTTCGTGATATTGCAGATGAGGGTCACCACAAGGTCTCCACACAAAtctaattcaattgaattaaatcTTTGATTGGATTAGGTTGAAATATATAGACTACTTGCAATAAGTCTGCCAAAGAGCCTTCAgtacatctttttatttatgcaTATTGGTAATAGGTTTGCACAGTATTAAAAAAGTCAGCAATGGCGATGTTCTACAAGTGACCACTGTTCATCAGTATTGATAACTTAATATTCTACCTCATGCCTGCTACTCTGTGCAGTGACTCCCAGTGGCTCCTGCTCCAGCCTTCCTCAGGAGTACCAGGAGGGGGAGGCTGGTTTTGCAATCATGCTCCCCAGTATAGAAGGTGTCCACATCAAGCCCTTTCATTTTTGCAAGAAGTCCATTTCCCCAACAGCTCTAAAAGACGCAGGTGAGTCAATCACaccttttatttcagactcaaggtccagatagtagAAAACATTAAATGGAATAAAATGCATACAAAATCACAATTGGAATACATAGAGCTACGAAATGCTTTAAGTCTCCACAGCTGGGACTGGTAGCGTGTAGTACTAAACTTTATGTTTGCTAAAACCAAGATGATTTCATTTTCAGTCATTAACCCGGAAGATAAATTTATACataagatttcttaaaacagcttggaaagtattaactcctgcacccacaaacatttcactggcactaCTCCATCTCGGTCTCTTCAGTAATATTCTCATGGCATCATTATAAGCTACTTGAAGTCTCTTTAGGCTTTTTGTAATTAGACACAAGTGTGCAGTGTAGAGAGGTGTGCAATATGCTCTAAACAGAGACATCTTcactccatctgtacacatactaaACCAGCGTGAGAGAATGTTTGCTTGTGCATACATCATACGACATTGcctatagatatcttcatcatctgtGCTGTAATAATATGTACAAGATATTTTACCTTATCACAGGCGGCAAGGTAATTATCAGACAATGGAATGTCTGGAATTTTACACTGTTGTCCTCTTTGGTTCTACAGCTCAGGATAGCACTCTTACTGGCATTGTATTTTATATCATGTTCCAcaccatatacagtacatgtagtAAGGAGCTGATGTAGACCAGCACTACATGGGCTAAGAATCACAAGatcatctgcatacataatATGATTAACTAAAGTATTGCCAATCATGCACCCAGTATTACAGGCTTTCAACTGCTTGGACAGATCATCAATATATAGATTAAATAGAACTGGGGACAAAATCCCCCCTTGTCGGACACCATTGCTGACCCCAAATGGGGCTGAGACACTTTGGCCCCATTTAACTTGGATAGTCTGGTGAACATACCAGTAAGCCAGAATTCTCACAATGTGTTTGGGGACACCTCTTTGACTCAATTTTACAAACAACTTTCCATATTTAACAAGGTCAAAAGCTTTGGAGGCATCAATAAAACGCATGAGAACGGATGAGTTTTGACCTCTATATTTGTTGACAATTTCCTTTCAggcataaaaacacaagtcagtACCATGTTTGGCTTTGAAGCCAAACTGGTTATCTGAGCAGTGAATAAACTCATTTAATCTGCCCAACGGGATTCTTTCtaggatttttgaatggatgctgGCCAAAGCAATGGGCCTGTAATTATATAGGCTCCCTACTTTACcagctctgtttttaatgacgTGCACTAACAGAACAGACAGCATTGAGTCTGGTAACAAGCCATGAGTCACAAAGCCGGTAAAACAAATGGCAAGAAGAGGAGCTATCCTCCTCAGACTAGCATATTTAAGGTGTTCAGCAGTAATATGGTCTAAACCACTTGCTTTGCCTTCAGCCAGTTTATTTATAGCTTGGTACACCTCATGTGACATAATCGTCATTGGCACATTACTCTCAATATCGTCCACCTTATATACAGTTGAATAAGGTACTATAATGCTGTTGCCATAAATCAGCAATATTGTCTGTTCCTGAAATTCCATCAACACGGCAATGATGTTTTACAGTTAAGAACTCTCacttctttccagaaatcaaCAACATTGTTACTTGTCAGCTTCTTGGCCATAGAGTCAGCCCTTATGGCTTGCTCGTTTTTTTGGCTCGCAGCAATTATTCAATAATCTAAACGGAGAAATGCAAAACTTGAAaaactagttttttttaataagtcttttgtttgttgtacttTTCTTTCCAGGACTAGTTGACAACCCAGAGCTTCGCGTGGTACTGATATTTGTCTATGAGGCGTATAAAACAGGAGGATCGCAATTCCTCAGCCAGATACTGGAGCCTCTGGCCAAGAGCAAAGCTCTCATCGCTGGAGGGCTGGTAGAAagtgtcttctctcctcccagACAATGGTGAGTTAATGTCCTTCACTAAAataatggtttttttttaatatgaattaattaatgcTTTAAATTCACGATCTCACTCTGCCATCATTTCTCACTCCGTAGCTGTAGCCAGGGGGCATATGGTGTGGTGGGTCTGGCCTTGAGTGGTCCTAAGGTGCAGGGGGCATCTGTGCTCTTGAACCAAGAAGTCAGCAACCCAAAGGCGGCTGAAGCCACGATCCAGCGGCTAAAAGCAGCCAAAATTCCCGAGAGGAACACCTTAGGATTCATGTTCGCCTGCGTGGGGAGAGGCCAGAACTACTACCACAACCAGGCCAACGTAGAGGCGGAGGCCTTTCACAAGGTGTTCCCCAACACGCCGCTCTTCGGCCTGTTTGGCAACGGGGAGATTGGCTGCGACCGGATCGTTAAAGACGACTACACGCTGTgcgacacggacacggacagtCTGCAGCATGAGTACACTACAGTCATGACCCTCGTCCATTTAGGCTGACTGACCCACAGTGACAATGATCCAACggtagtaaaaaagaaaagaaaccgcAAGTCGGGAACAAAAAACGTTTTTGTACAGTGTCACTCACATTAAGACTCACAATATTGCTGTTGCCATTTACGCTCATAAAGCAGGAAAGTTATCCCTTTCGCCAATGTAAAGGCATGATTTGGGAAATTGTGTCCATCTGCGACTGTGTGTAAACACAGCTTCATGTTAAAAATAGTGAGTTTCACAAagttttattattagtattaaaatgtgatattcttgtaaaatatgtgtatatatttttcctAAATTTGGCCCATGTTCAAGACATATCTTACCCACTGACATTAACCTCGTGGTCTTGTTTTGCAGGTATGTTAaaatatacacgtgtgtgtccCACAAGCTATTGTTGTAGTTGGTGATTCAGCGCAGGCACTTTTTATTCATGTAAGTAAGAGTGTGGTCCCTCTTCCACACAATCGAGGCAATCCTTGATTTAAAACGCTCTTCCTTGTTATTTACGTTTTACACTTAtggtttttacaaaaaaaatatgcgTTGACCTACAAATGAATACGCTTTTGCAAGATATCTATATTATGGTTCAAATGGGCACAGGGACATCAGTCAGAATCTTACAGTGCCTCTTTTGTTTGTCCACATCAGGTCAAATCTCCTACTACCTATTTCCAACTATTAATGGTTGGGCTGAATACTTATTGGATCTCCTgcagctgaaaagaaaaaagtccccCTAAGAGAGAAAGTAGAGCAGAACGGCGACACTGTTGGCACGGACCAGCAGGAACTCTCTTTCACCTCACTTAAGACTCAGCTCTTCTACAATTTCAAACTTTAGGAAATAGTTCTACTTTCCAAGGTTAGAAAAAATGTGAGTAATTGACGTAGATGATGATGTGTATGATAATGGATATTTTTGAAATCCTGATGGTACACCTTGAGAATCCAAATGAgataaaaatgttaaacatgCCTTTTATACAATAGAATATTGGTAAACATCCATTAATGCTTTATAATGTTATTTTCTAGATGACCCT containing:
- the fbxo22 gene encoding F-box only protein 22; protein product: MGENEDFTAYLQDSKGAYVLSNVAEVVERILTFVPTKSLLRIASVCRLWRNCARRVLRTHQQLTWVSACGPSNTEAHVLCSILAEEVEKVFLVPKTVLALVDYEGFTGRAYCYRQNKAKKNRHSPDTVEELNLLFPKGCDIMGITTPGVVLTPSGSCSSLPQEYQEGEAGFAIMLPSIEGVHIKPFHFCKKSISPTALKDAGLVDNPELRVVLIFVYEAYKTGGSQFLSQILEPLAKSKALIAGGLVESVFSPPRQCCSQGAYGVVGLALSGPKVQGASVLLNQEVSNPKAAEATIQRLKAAKIPERNTLGFMFACVGRGQNYYHNQANVEAEAFHKVFPNTPLFGLFGNGEIGCDRIVKDDYTLCDTDTDSLQHEYTTVMTLVHLG